DNA from Streptomyces sp. NBC_01476:
CTACGCCTCGCTGGCCACCGGTTCGTGACCCGGGAACAGGCGACCGTCCGGCGGATCGGTCCGGCGGTGGCCGGTACGGTCGGTGGCACCGGTACGGCGCGGCCGGCCGGCGGCAGGGGCGCGGCGGGAAGCGCCGGCAGGGCGAGAAGTGAGGAGACGGCGGTCAACCGGTCCCAGGAGCGCGCGGCTTCCGAACTCTTCCAGGCGGTCTACCCGCGGCTGGCCGGCTGGTGCCGCCGGCTGGTGGACGACGACGGGACCGCGCACGAGATCGCCTCCGAGTCCTTCACCCGGCTGTGGGCCCGCTGGACGAAGGTCGAGGAACCCACCGGCTTCCTCTTCGTGACCGCGGCCAACCTGGTGCGCGACCACTGGCGCAAGATGGAGCGCGAGCGGCGTGCCCTGCGCCGGGTCAAGACGGAGGAAGCGGTGAAGCAGCAGCCGGAGTCGGCCGACCCGTCGGTACGGATGCTTGTCCAGTCGCTGCCCGAACGGCTGCGCGACCCCGCGCTGCTCTACTACTACGCCGATCTGCCGGTCCGTGAGGTCGCCTCACTGCTGGGCCGTAACGAGGGAACCGTCAAAGCCGATCTGCACGCCGCCCGCGAACTGCTGCGCGCCCAACTCAGGGGACACCATGACCGGATTTCCTGACGACCGCCCCGGCGGCGTCCCCGATGGTCCCGGCGCCCCTCGTGTTCCGGACGGCACCGGCAGCCCCGGCGGTCCCGGCGGTCCCGGCGCGGCCGGCAGCCCCGAAGTGCCGGGTTCCCTGGACGGCGCCGGCTCCCCCGACCCGCTGGAGCCGCTGCTGCGCCACCCGGCGCCCTTCCTGCCCGCGCCGCCCGGCTCCTTCGAGCGGATCCGGCGCAAGGCCGCACGCCGCCGCCGGGCCAGGGCCGCGGTGGGCGGGTCCGCCGCCGTGGCGGTGATCGCCGGCGCGTTCTACCTGGCCGGGTCCTTGCACACCGGGGGCGGCGACGAGGTGGTGGGGCCGCCCGCGAGCAGCCTGCGGAGCACGTCCGCGCCCGCGCCCACCCGCACCACGACCGCGCCGCAGGCCCCCGAGTCCGGTACCACCGGTTCACCGCAGACCCGGCCCACTCCGCTCGCCCCCGCACCGACCACCACCGCCGGCCCGACCAGCACCGGATCCACACCCTCCGCCGGCGCCACCGCCCCGCCGGCCGGCACCCCGATGTGCACGGCCGGCCAGCTCAGCGCGGAGCTCAGCGGCGGCGACGCGGGAGCCGGGAACCTCTACTCCTATCTGGTCTTCACCAACACCAGTAAGACCGCCTGCCACCTGGCCGGTTTCCCCGGACTGTCGCTGCTGGACGCCGACGGCAAGCAGATCGGCGATCCCGCGACCCGCGAGCCCGTCGATTACAGCGTGGTGGTGCTGAAGCCCGGCGGGAACGCAAGCGACACGGTGCACACCATCAATCACCAGGGCACCTGCCTGCCGACCTCTGCCCAGGTACGGGTCTATCCGCCGGGCAGCAGGGCGTCACTGGTCTTCCCCGGGCAGCTCACCAACTGCGACAACCTGCTCGCGATCACCCCGCTGACCGCCGGCCGGACGGGCAACCCGCCTTCGTGAGCGGTTCGCAGGCCGTTCGTGGGCGGTGACGGCCGGGCCCGTCCCCGGTCGTGCCGTCACGGGTCGTGCCGTCGGGCTGTCGTGCCGTCAGGCCGGGGACGCGCCCGGGAGCAGCGCGGCCAGCGCCTTCTTGTCGGGCTTGCCGCCGGGCGCCACCGGTACGGCGTCGAGGACCGTGATGGTGGCGGGGACGGCCGGCTCGCCGAGCGCGGTGCGGACGGCGGTACGCAGGGCGTCCTCGTCGGGCTTGCGGCCGTCGGCCGGGACGACGAAGGCGTGCGCGGCCTCGCCGGTCCGGTCGTCGGGTGCGCTGATCACATAGGCCTGGTCCACATCGGGGTGGGCGGCCAGTGCCGTCTCGATCGCCCCGGCGTAGTAGAGGATGGCGTTGACGAAGACGACGTCCCTGGCCCGGCCCACGAGCCGGAGGAAGCCGTCGGTGCCGAGGGCGCCGAGGTCCCGGGTCCGGAACCAGCCGTCGCGCACCACCTCGCGGGTCTGCTCGTCGTCGTACCAGTAGCCGGTCGCCTGACCGCCGGTCCTGACCCAGATCTCGCCCGCGGTGCCGGCCGGTACGGGCTGCCCCTGCGGGTCGCGGATCTCCAGCGCGATGCCCGGCATCGGCCGGCCCACCGAGTCCCGTACGCGGTCCCGGTGTTCAGCGAGGTCCGCCGGGGTGAGCAGCGCGAGCATGCCGGTCTCGGTGAGGCCGTAGCCCTGGTGCAGGGCGTGCCCGAGCCGGTCCGCGGCCTCCGCGAGCCGGTGCGGGGGCAGGGGTGAGCCGGCCACGAGCAGTACCCGCAGGCTGCTCAGGTCCGTCGGGGTCCCCTGCTCGCCGCGCAGGGTGTCCAGCACCTGGTAGAGGCGGGGGACAGTGCACAGGCAGGCGGTGATGGCGTGGCGTTCCCAGACCCGCGGGAACTCCAGCGGCTCTTCCGGGATGACCGCGGTGCCGCCGTTGAGCAGGCAGAGGGCGAGGTGTTCCAGCATCACCGCGCTGGTGAGGGTCCCGAAGACCAGGAACCGGCCGTAGCCGGACGCCAGTTGATCGATGACAGGGTTGCGGCGGGCGGGCTGCCAGCTCCAGGCCTCGGTCAGTGAGCGGTAGGTCTGGGCGGCGCCCTTGGGGCGGCCGGTGCTGCCGCTGGTGAGCGTGATCAGGGCGAGGTCGTCGGGCCGGCCGCGGGGGACGAGTTCGTCCCCGGCGAGGGGGGCGGCGGCCTCAAGGTCCCGTTCGGTGGTGAGGACCCGCAGACCCGCGGCGGCCCCGGCCAGCTCCGGTGTCAGGGTCGACTCGTCGGCGATCACCACCTCGATGTCCTCGGCCAGTACGGCGGCGAGTTGCGGCGGGGTGAGTCCCGGGCGCAGGCCGGTGACCCGGCAGCCGAGCAGGTGGGCGGCGATCTGGGCGGCGAAGCCGGCCGGGGTGACGGCGGTGGTGACGGCGACTCCGGTGCCCCGGCCGAGGCCGGCCGCCCGCAGGCCGGCGACGCTGTGCCGTACCAGGTCGAGGACCTCGCCGCGGGTCACCGGGCGGGTCCGGAATTCGAAGGCCGGGAGGTCCGGCCGGTGGCGGAACGCGTCCACCAGCGCCTGCGGAAATACCGATTCGGCCGGATTGCTCATGGCTTCCTCCGATCCGGGACGGATGATCACGGGGTCGATTTCGGCCACACAGAAAACTCTTGGGAAACGCCCGCGCGCCGCCCCGGCGGCGGGTGCCCGCAGGTGCGGCCTACCGACGCCGAAGCTATCCGCCCGTAGTGAATCATGACCTCTCGATCCGGTGTGATATGGATCACATTGCGAGGTCTGGATACCTCCTTTAACTCTCAACTACGGTGGGCGCACTACCTTCGGAACCGGGAGGGCACATGTCCGGAGAAGAGCGGTTCGATTATCTCGTCGTGGGCGCGGGACCGGCCGGAATCCAGGCGGCATATTTCCTGGAGCAGGCCGGACGCGACTATCTGGTGGTGGAGGCGGGCGAGGCCCCCGGCACCTTTTTCACCAGATTCCCCCGGCACCGGACACTGATATCCATCAACAAGGTGCACACCGGCTGGGACGACCCGGAGCTCAATCTCCGCACCGACTGGAACTCACTGCTCTCGGCCGGCAACGCCCCACTGTTCACCGCGGTCACCCCCCGGTACTTCCCCGCTGCCGACGACCTCGTCGGCTACCTCGCGGACTTCGCCGAGACCCACAAGCTGAACATCCGGCACAACACGCGCATCACCGCCATCACCCGGCCGCCCGCCGAAGACGGCGGCGCCCGCGGTGACTTCCGGGCCGCCGCCGAGGACGGCACGGTCTTCCGGGCCCGGCGGCTGATCGTGGCCACCGGCCTGACCCGGCCGTACATCCCGCCCATCGAGGGCGCCGAACTGGCCGACAGCTACCACGACGTGTCCGTCGACCCGGCCGACTTCACCGACCAGCGGGTGCTGATCATCGGCCGCGGGAATTCCGCCTTCGAGACCGCGGACAATCTCGTGGAGACCGCCGCGGTGATTCATGTGGCGGGACCTGGCGCGCTGCGGCTGGCCTGGCAGACCCACTTCGTAGGACATCTGCGGGCGGTGAACAACAACTTCCTTGACACCTATCAGCTCAAATCGCAGAACGCGCTCCTCGACGGCGAGATCATGAGCATCAAGCGGGACGGGGAAAACGGTCCTTACCGGGTCGCGGTGAAGTTCGTACGGGTGGAAGAAATCATCAAGGAGATACCGTACGACCGGGTGATCCTGGCCACCGGCTTCCGTTTCGACGCCTCCCTTTTCGGCCCGGAATGCCGGCCGGAACTCACCATAAAGGACCGCTTTCCGGCCCAGACCGCGGCCTGGGAATCCCCCAACGTGCCCGATCTGTATTTCGCCGGGACCATCACCCAGGTACGTGACTTCAAGAAGTCCACCAGCGGATTCATCCACGGTTTCCGGTACGGGGTACGGGCGCTCCACCGCATTCTGGAGCAGCGTTACCACGACGAGCCCTGGCCCCGGCGTGAGCTGGCCGCCGGCCCGGAGGCGGTCGCCGACGCGATCATCACCCGGATCAACCGCACCTCGGCGCTGTGGCAGCTCTTCGGCTTCCTCGCCGACACCGTGACCGTCGCCCCCGGCGGAGCAGCGGCCTACCACGAGGAAGTGCCGCTCGCCCATCTCCACCAGGCCGTCGCCGAGGGCGATTTCGGCCCTGTCGACCGCTACTGCGCGATCACGCTGGAATACGGCGCCGACCACGACAAGGTGAATCCCTTCGACATCTCGGTGGGCCGGGTGGCGCAGGCCGACACCGGCGGCCTCGACGGCCGCTATCTCCATCCGGTGGTCCGGCTCTTCCGGGCCGGGGAACTCCTCGCCGAACACCACCTCACGGAGAACCTGGAGAACGAATGGGACCGTGAAGAAGTCCACCGTGTACCACTGGTGCGCTTTCTGACCGAGCACCTCCAGCCGGAAACCGCAGCTTCGAGCCCGTCGTGACCCCCGGCCGCGACCGCCCGCCCACCGTCCTTTCTGAGCTGCGCGAGAAGGCACGCACCCGGCTCGACCCGGTGCACTGGGACTTCTTCGAGGGCGGCGCGGGCACCGAGACCGCCCTGGCGGAGAACGAACGGGCGTTCCGCCGGCTCGCCCTGCTCCCCCGGGTGCTGCGCGGCGCGGGCCCGGCCGACACCGCCGTCACGCTGCTCGGCGACCGGGCCGAGCTGCCGGTCGTGGTCTCCCCCACCGCCTTCCACCGGCTGGCCCACCCCGACGGCGAACTGGCCACCGCCCGCGCCACCGCCGCGGCCGGCACCGTACTGATCACCTCGATGGCGGCCACCACGGCGGTGGCCGAGGTGACCGCCGCGGCCCGGTCGGTACGGGCCGACGCGGCGGTCTGGTTCCAGCTCTACCTCCAGCCGGCACCGGGAGTGACCGAGGAACTGGTCCGGCGGGCAGAACAGGCGGGCTGCGGCGCGCTGGTGGTGACGGCCGACTCGCCGGTCTTCGGCCGCAGGGCCCGGGACGACCACAACGGCTTCCACGACCTGCCCGCCGGCCTCACCGCCGCGAACATGCGCGATCTGCCCGGTGCGCCGCCGGGCGGAACCCGGGACATCGCGATGTCCCCGGCGCTCTCCTGGGACGACCTGCGCCGCCTGCGGGCGGGCACCCGGCTGCCGATCGTGCTCAAGGGCGTGCTCCACCCGGACGACGCCCGGCGGGCCGCCGACGAGGGCGTGGCCGCGCTGCTCGTCTCCAACCACGGAGGCCGCCAGCTCGACGCGGCCCCGGCGACGGTCGACGCGCTGCCGGCGGTCGTCGCGGCGGTCGGCGACCGGCTGCCGGTCCTGCTCGACGGCGGGGTACGGACCGGCTCCGACGTGGTGATCGCGCTGGCCCTGGGCGCCGCCGCGGTGGGCATCGGCCGTCCGGCGCTGTGGGGCCTGGCCGCCGAGGGCGAGGACGGGGTGGCCCAGGTGCTCGCGGAGTTGCGGGCCGACGTGGCGCAGGTGATGACCCTGTGCGGCGCCCGCGACCGCGGTGACCTGAGCCGCGGCCAGGTGGTCGTGCGCGGGCAGGGGACAGCGCCGTGCTGAGACCCGCCGCCACGAGGGAAACCGGCAGGACCGTATGCCGACTGTGAAAGGTGACCGGATGCTGAAGCGACTCGCCGTCACCGCGGTGGCGCTGTCCACCCCCTACTGGCTGCCGAAGGCCGTCGTCGGGCTGCGGGTCAAGGTCTTCGCCAAGGTGAACGGACCCGAAGGCGTCGTGGTGCCCAACGAGCAGGTGTCCCCTGAGCGGTTCGCCGAGCTGTACGGGCACCCGGCGGCGAACGGCCGCAGCCGCGGGGCGGGCCTGTCCGACCTCTTCTGGTACTGGCTGGCCCCCGGCCCCGAGGTCCACCAGGAGCATCTGGAACCCGGCCCGCGCTACGACGCGGTGGCCCGCACCACCAGCGCGATCCTGGCCGGCGGCAGCGCCGAACTGTCCGCTGCCGCCACCCGCTGCGCCGCCGCCGTCCTGGACGAACTCGTGCCCGGGGAGGTCGCCCTGGTCCGGCTGCGCGACCTGATGATGCCCGTCTGGGCGGAGTTCTTCTACGAGCTGGTGTTCCGCGAGCCGTGTCCGCCGCAGGCCCGCCGGCTCATCGTGGACAACGCCGAGGACGTCATCAACTCCCTGAAGAACACCAGGCTGCGGCACATGGACCGGCGGGCGAAGCTCACCCGCTACCTGGTGCGCCGGCTGGCCGCAGGCGAGGTGCCGCACGAACTCCCCGCCGAACTGGCCACCTTGCGCGACCGGGCCCACTACCTCCAGGGCGCCTTCTTCAACACCGCCGTGGTGCAGATGTCGGAGGCGATGGCCCATCTGCTGCTGGTACTGGCCGCCCGGCCCGGCATCCAGCAGCGGCTGGCCGAACACCCTGACGACGACCACGAGTTGGGCAATGTGATGAACGAGACGCTGCGGATGTATCCGCTCTTCGGCATCGCGCACCGCATCACCACCGCGGACATCGATCTGGGCGAGGGCATCAGTTACCCGGCGGGCACCGTCCTCTGCTTCGACTACCCCGCCTACCACGCGACCGGCTACACCGACCCGGAGCGGTTCGACCCCGGGCGGTGGGACCGCCTGTCGGTCAAGGAGGCCCACCACATCCCCTTCGGCGTCGCCACGAACCGGCCGTGCCCGGCGTGGCGGCTGGCCCCGCTGGTGATGCGGGCGGTCACCCGTGAGGTGCTGCGCCGCTTCACCCTGCACTCCACGGTGTCCCACACCCGGTCCATCCCGCACCGCGCGCCCTGTCTGCTGGTGGCCAGCGACCATCCGCTGCCGCGCCACCGGATCGCGGCGACGCTGGCCTTCCTGCGGCTGCGCGACCGCTGGGAGGACGTCGGCCGCAGCCTGCTGCAGTTCGGGCTCGGCGGCGCGATGGTGCTCGACGCGCGCCGGTCCCGGCCGGCCGAGCGGTACTTCGCACGGCACGACACCCAGGGCCGGCCGCTGGAGAGCACCCCCGCCACGCCACCGGGCTGCCCGTACCACCCCTGACAGCACCTCCGGGTCCCCGCGTCCCCCGCTTCTCTCTCCCCCCGCACGCCCACCGCCGAAGGGCCATCCCGTCATGTCCGCGACTTCGCTCGGTACCGCCTTCCTGCTCGCCGCCGTCGTGATCCTGGTCGTCTGCCGGATCGTCACCTGGGCGCTGCGGCCGCTGCTGCAGCCCCCGGTGGTCGCGGAGATGGTGGCCGGTGTGCTGCTCGGACCGTCCGTCCTCGGGCTGATCGCCCCCGGCGTGGAGCACTCGCTCTTCCCGGCCGAGCTGCGACCGGTGCTGTATGTGGCAGGTCAGCTGGGTCTTGCCCTGTTCATGTTCCATGCGGGGTACGAGTTCCGCGTCGACCGGATCCGGCCGGTGGCCCGGCAGGCGGGGGCCATCTCACTGGCCGGCATCGCGGTGCCGCTGGCGCTGGGCAGCGGGCTCACCTGGGCCGTCCACAGCTCGGTGCACACCTCACCGCCGGGTGTCCCGGTGCACATCACGGCGATCTTCGTGGGCGTCACCCTGTCCATCACCGCGTTTCCCATGCTGGCCCGGATCATCACCGAACGCGGCCTGACCGGCACGGTGTTCGGTACCGTCTCGCTGGCCGCGGGCGCGCTGGACGACGTGGTGGCGTGGGTGCTGCTGGCCGGTGTGCTCAGTTTGTCGCGGGGCAGTTCCGGCCCGGTGCTGCTGGCGGTCATCGGGGGGCTCGGCCTGGTGGTGGTGCTCGCGGTGCTTCTGCGGGTGCGGGACCGGGTGGCGCGGGCGGTGAGCGGGCTGCCGCCGCAGCAACTGGTGCTCGGTGTCGTGCTGCTGCTCTGCCTGGCCGCCTGGTACACCGACCGGATCGGCCTCTACGCGGTCTTCGGCGCCTTCAGCCTCGGGGTCGCCTTCCCGCGCTCCCCCGCCATCGAGCGGGCGGTGCAGGCGACGGCCCCGCTGAGCAACGCCCTGCTGGTGCCGCTCTTCTTCACCTACTCCGGTCTCAACACCGACACCGGGCTGCTGGGTGATCCCGCCCTGCTGGCCTTCGCCGCGGGCTGCATCCTGTGCGCGATCGCCGGCAAGTTCGCGGCGTGCTGGCTGGCCGCCCGGGCAGTGGGGCAGAGCGGTCCGGTGGCCCTGCGGATCGGCACCCTGATGAACGCCCGCGGGCTGATGCAGCTGATCGCGATCAATGTGGGGCTGGCGGAGGGAATCGTGACGCGCTCGATGTTCACCGTGCTGGTGCTGGTCGCGCTGGTCACCACGATGATGGCCACCCCGCTGCTGGCCCTGTGGGACCGGCTGGACGGCGGCCTGAAGGCGGTGGACGACCCGCCCCCGGCCGCTCCGCGGCCGGCGGTGGAGGCCGCGGTGGACAGCCGGGCCGGCGCGGACGGTGCGCGCGGGTGACCGGCCACCCCTGATCAGGGGATTTCCCGGGTTCTTTGCCTCTGGGGCAAGCCTTTTGCCTCAGAGGCACAAACGGTGTTCCATGGACTCATGGAAGCGATCCGAACCGCGGCTCAGGCCCCCGACGAGGAACTCGTCCTGGCCCCCCGCCTGCGTGAGCGGCGGCGCGCCAGCGGACTGACCCTGGAGGCCGCGGCCCACCGGCTCGAACTGTCGGCGGCGCATCTGTCCCGGCTGGAATCGGGACTGCGGCAGCCGTCGCTGCCGGTGCTCCTGGGGCTCGCCCGGTTGTACGGAACCACCGTCTCCGACCTGCTCGGGGAGACGTCCGCCGAACCCGACCCCATCGTACGCGGCGACCGGATGGCACCGGTACCGGCCGGCGGCTGGACGTACTGGCGGGCCGGCGGCACCGGCCGGGCCATGCAGGCGCTGCGGGTGCACGTGCCGGCGCGGGCCCAGCAGGAACTCGTGCGGGTGCACCCCGGCGAGGAGTGGCTCTATGTCACCGCGGGCGAACTGCAACTGACCCTCGGGGAGCGCACCCACCGGCTGCACGTCGGGGACGCGGCCCACTTCGACTCACTGGTGCCGCACCGGCTGGCCGCGGCCGGCTCCGGCGGGGTCGACCTGCTTTTCGTCCACACCCTGATGCAGAGCGAGACCTCGGCTCTGTGCATCGGACCGCAGGACGCCACCGACCACCGAGGAGAACGGCGATGACCATGAGCGAGACCGAACCCACCGTCGATGCCACAGAGGCCGTCGAGCCGGTGGTCGCCCGCACCACCAACGGCACCGAGCGCCGCAAGGAGCGCGGCGTCGTCATCCGGGTACTCGTCTACGTCGCCGTCGCCCACCTCATGGCCTTCTACCTGTGGCTGATGTTCGCGGTGATCGGCAAGCACTGACCGGACACCGCCGCCTCCGGACGCGGCATGGAGCGGCCGGCCCCCGAAACGGGGGGCCGGCCGCTCCATGCCGCGTCCGCCGCGGGTTCCGCCGAGACCCGTATGGCGCACAGCCGGGCGTGATCGAATGGGCGGCACGCCAGAGCAGATGAAAGAAGGCACCGATGTCGCTGCCCCCCGACGCGTGGCCCCCCGGCCTCCTCGACCGCCTGCACGCGCTGTACGAGGACCTGCACCGGCATCCCGAACTCTCCGGCCACGAGCACCGCACCGCGGGAAAGGCCGCGCGGGCACTGGCCGACGCGGGGTACGAGGTCACCGAGGGCGTCGGCGGCACCGGCGTGGTGGGCGTACTGGCCAACGGCGCCGGTCCTGTCGTGATGCTGCGCGCCGACATGGACGCGCTGCCCGTAGCGGAGGAGACCGGTCTGCCGTACGCCTCGCAGGTGTACGCCGACGGGCCGGACGGGGGGCCGGTACCGGTGGCGCACGCCTGCGGCCATGACATGCACGTCACCTGCCTGGCCGGGGCAGCGACGCTGCTCGCCGCGGTCCGCGCGAGCTGGTCGGGCACGCTGCTGGTGGTCTTCCAGCCGGCCGAGGAGCTGGCGACGGGTGCCAGGGCGATGATCGACGACGGGCTCTTCGAACGTTTCCCGCGCCCGGACATCGTCCTCGGCCAGCATGTCGGGCCGCTGCCGGCCGGAATGATCGGGCACCGCGAGGGCGCGGTGATGGCGGGCGCCGACGCCGCCTCGGTGGAGCTGTACGGCCGCGGGGGCCACGGTTCACGGCCCGAGGCGACGGTCGACCCGGTGCTGATGGCCGCCTCGGTCGTGGTGCGGCTCCAGGGTGTGGTCGCCCGTGAGGTGCCGCCGCAGGAGACCGCCGTGCTCACCGTGGGCCGCCTCCAGGCCGGCACCGTCAGCAATGTCATCCCGGAGACCGCCCAGCTGGGCATAAGCCTGCGCTCCTACACCCCCGAGGTCCGTCAACTGCTGCGGACCGCGGTGGAACGGATAGTGACCGCGGAGGCCACCGCGAGCGGGTCGCCCAAACCGCCGGTGATCGACTGGCTGCCGGCGGCTCCGGTACTGGTCAGTGACCCGGAGCAGACCCGGGCGGTGGTCGCCGACCTGGCCGCGCACTTCGGGCAGGACAAGATGCTCCCGCTGCCGCAGATCGCCGCCAGCGAGGACGTCGGCCACCTGGGCGAGGCGGCGGGGGTGCCCACCGTGTTCTGGTTCTGGGGCGGGCCCGACGCCGAGACGGTGGTCACCGCCTTCCTGGAAGGCCGGTTCGACGAACTTCCCTCGAACCATTCCGCGCGATTCGCGCCGGTCGCCGAGCCCACCATCACCACCGGGGTCGAAGCGCTGGCAGTGGCCGCGCTCGGCCGGTTCGGTCGCTGAGGGCCTCAAAGAGGTAACGGAAGGTCAAGTCCGAACAGGCGCGTTACGGCGACAGCCCTAGCCTGGAAGGAACGGGGGAAGGAGAGGTCACCGTGCTGAGACGAGTCCCGGACGGCCCGCGCCCCCCGAGCCGGGTGAAGGCGCTCTTCACCACGCCCGGGGCACCCGGGCCGGACGGCCGGCAGCCGATACCGCTGCCGCTGACCGTGCTGCCGTACGCGGTGATGGCACTGGTCGCGGTGGTCGACGGGGTGGTGGGGGCGAGCGTCGGCCTGCTGCCGCTGGTGTCGCTGGGCCCGGCCTTCGCCGGTCTGGTCGGGACCTGGGTACGTACCGCGGTCATCGGGGCCCTGGCGGTCGCGGTGGTGTGCGCGCTCGGTGTGGTGGACGGGCTCTTCTCCGAACGGCGCGGTTTCGCCGCGATCGGCGCCGTGGTCGGTGTGACGGTGGCCGGGGTGATCGCCGCGGTCACCCGGCAGCGGCGTGAGGCGGAGCTGGCGAACGTACGGTCGATCGCCGAGGTGGCCCAGCGGGTGCTGCTGCGGCCGGTACCGCGCAGCGCCGGGCATCTGCGGGCGGCCGTGTCGTACACCTCGGCGGTCGCGGAGGCCAGGATCGGCGGTGACCTCTACGAGGTGGTGGCCTCGCCCGCCGGGGTCCGGGTGATCATCGGCGATGTGCAGGGGAAGGGCCTGGAGGCGGTCGAGACGGCCGCGGTGGTGCTGGGCGCCTTCCGGGAAGCCGCGTACGACGAGAAGACGCTGGAGGGCGTCGGCGAGCGGGTGCAGCGGGCCGCGGACCGTACCGTCAGCGGGGAGAAGTTCGTGACCGCGCTGATGGCCGAGATCAGCCCGGAGAACGGGACGACGCTGCTGAACTTCGGGCATCCGCCGCCGATGGTGGTCTCCCC
Protein-coding regions in this window:
- a CDS encoding NAD(P)-binding domain-containing protein → MSGEERFDYLVVGAGPAGIQAAYFLEQAGRDYLVVEAGEAPGTFFTRFPRHRTLISINKVHTGWDDPELNLRTDWNSLLSAGNAPLFTAVTPRYFPAADDLVGYLADFAETHKLNIRHNTRITAITRPPAEDGGARGDFRAAAEDGTVFRARRLIVATGLTRPYIPPIEGAELADSYHDVSVDPADFTDQRVLIIGRGNSAFETADNLVETAAVIHVAGPGALRLAWQTHFVGHLRAVNNNFLDTYQLKSQNALLDGEIMSIKRDGENGPYRVAVKFVRVEEIIKEIPYDRVILATGFRFDASLFGPECRPELTIKDRFPAQTAAWESPNVPDLYFAGTITQVRDFKKSTSGFIHGFRYGVRALHRILEQRYHDEPWPRRELAAGPEAVADAIITRINRTSALWQLFGFLADTVTVAPGGAAAYHEEVPLAHLHQAVAEGDFGPVDRYCAITLEYGADHDKVNPFDISVGRVAQADTGGLDGRYLHPVVRLFRAGELLAEHHLTENLENEWDREEVHRVPLVRFLTEHLQPETAASSPS
- a CDS encoding cation:proton antiporter; the encoded protein is MSATSLGTAFLLAAVVILVVCRIVTWALRPLLQPPVVAEMVAGVLLGPSVLGLIAPGVEHSLFPAELRPVLYVAGQLGLALFMFHAGYEFRVDRIRPVARQAGAISLAGIAVPLALGSGLTWAVHSSVHTSPPGVPVHITAIFVGVTLSITAFPMLARIITERGLTGTVFGTVSLAAGALDDVVAWVLLAGVLSLSRGSSGPVLLAVIGGLGLVVVLAVLLRVRDRVARAVSGLPPQQLVLGVVLLLCLAAWYTDRIGLYAVFGAFSLGVAFPRSPAIERAVQATAPLSNALLVPLFFTYSGLNTDTGLLGDPALLAFAAGCILCAIAGKFAACWLAARAVGQSGPVALRIGTLMNARGLMQLIAINVGLAEGIVTRSMFTVLVLVALVTTMMATPLLALWDRLDGGLKAVDDPPPAAPRPAVEAAVDSRAGADGARG
- a CDS encoding DUF6126 family protein codes for the protein MTMSETEPTVDATEAVEPVVARTTNGTERRKERGVVIRVLVYVAVAHLMAFYLWLMFAVIGKH
- a CDS encoding alpha-hydroxy acid oxidase, whose protein sequence is MTPGRDRPPTVLSELREKARTRLDPVHWDFFEGGAGTETALAENERAFRRLALLPRVLRGAGPADTAVTLLGDRAELPVVVSPTAFHRLAHPDGELATARATAAAGTVLITSMAATTAVAEVTAAARSVRADAAVWFQLYLQPAPGVTEELVRRAEQAGCGALVVTADSPVFGRRARDDHNGFHDLPAGLTAANMRDLPGAPPGGTRDIAMSPALSWDDLRRLRAGTRLPIVLKGVLHPDDARRAADEGVAALLVSNHGGRQLDAAPATVDALPAVVAAVGDRLPVLLDGGVRTGSDVVIALALGAAAVGIGRPALWGLAAEGEDGVAQVLAELRADVAQVMTLCGARDRGDLSRGQVVVRGQGTAPC
- a CDS encoding helix-turn-helix domain-containing protein, with product MEAIRTAAQAPDEELVLAPRLRERRRASGLTLEAAAHRLELSAAHLSRLESGLRQPSLPVLLGLARLYGTTVSDLLGETSAEPDPIVRGDRMAPVPAGGWTYWRAGGTGRAMQALRVHVPARAQQELVRVHPGEEWLYVTAGELQLTLGERTHRLHVGDAAHFDSLVPHRLAAAGSGGVDLLFVHTLMQSETSALCIGPQDATDHRGERR
- a CDS encoding DUF4232 domain-containing protein → MTGFPDDRPGGVPDGPGAPRVPDGTGSPGGPGGPGAAGSPEVPGSLDGAGSPDPLEPLLRHPAPFLPAPPGSFERIRRKAARRRRARAAVGGSAAVAVIAGAFYLAGSLHTGGGDEVVGPPASSLRSTSAPAPTRTTTAPQAPESGTTGSPQTRPTPLAPAPTTTAGPTSTGSTPSAGATAPPAGTPMCTAGQLSAELSGGDAGAGNLYSYLVFTNTSKTACHLAGFPGLSLLDADGKQIGDPATREPVDYSVVVLKPGGNASDTVHTINHQGTCLPTSAQVRVYPPGSRASLVFPGQLTNCDNLLAITPLTAGRTGNPPS
- a CDS encoding class I adenylate-forming enzyme family protein, which encodes MSNPAESVFPQALVDAFRHRPDLPAFEFRTRPVTRGEVLDLVRHSVAGLRAAGLGRGTGVAVTTAVTPAGFAAQIAAHLLGCRVTGLRPGLTPPQLAAVLAEDIEVVIADESTLTPELAGAAAGLRVLTTERDLEAAAPLAGDELVPRGRPDDLALITLTSGSTGRPKGAAQTYRSLTEAWSWQPARRNPVIDQLASGYGRFLVFGTLTSAVMLEHLALCLLNGGTAVIPEEPLEFPRVWERHAITACLCTVPRLYQVLDTLRGEQGTPTDLSSLRVLLVAGSPLPPHRLAEAADRLGHALHQGYGLTETGMLALLTPADLAEHRDRVRDSVGRPMPGIALEIRDPQGQPVPAGTAGEIWVRTGGQATGYWYDDEQTREVVRDGWFRTRDLGALGTDGFLRLVGRARDVVFVNAILYYAGAIETALAAHPDVDQAYVISAPDDRTGEAAHAFVVPADGRKPDEDALRTAVRTALGEPAVPATITVLDAVPVAPGGKPDKKALAALLPGASPA
- a CDS encoding cytochrome P450, whose translation is MLKRLAVTAVALSTPYWLPKAVVGLRVKVFAKVNGPEGVVVPNEQVSPERFAELYGHPAANGRSRGAGLSDLFWYWLAPGPEVHQEHLEPGPRYDAVARTTSAILAGGSAELSAAATRCAAAVLDELVPGEVALVRLRDLMMPVWAEFFYELVFREPCPPQARRLIVDNAEDVINSLKNTRLRHMDRRAKLTRYLVRRLAAGEVPHELPAELATLRDRAHYLQGAFFNTAVVQMSEAMAHLLLVLAARPGIQQRLAEHPDDDHELGNVMNETLRMYPLFGIAHRITTADIDLGEGISYPAGTVLCFDYPAYHATGYTDPERFDPGRWDRLSVKEAHHIPFGVATNRPCPAWRLAPLVMRAVTREVLRRFTLHSTVSHTRSIPHRAPCLLVASDHPLPRHRIAATLAFLRLRDRWEDVGRSLLQFGLGGAMVLDARRSRPAERYFARHDTQGRPLESTPATPPGCPYHP